Below is a genomic region from Sorghum bicolor cultivar BTx623 chromosome 9, Sorghum_bicolor_NCBIv3, whole genome shotgun sequence.
GTTTGTTCCTTAGGTTTTGCATCCGATCTACTTTGTCCATATCATTTAGGTGAATCTAGCTGTTCAAATAGCTCAACACATTCAACAGGAAGACTGGTATTTAGAATTGTTCTGTTTTTCATTCATTATATTCTGCTGTAGTTTATCTGTGTACTCTGATCCCCGGAGGCTCCATGCATAACCCCGGAACCTCCGTGACCTCAGAACCTCCACACTAAGGCTCGGAGGCTCCGCGTTCTGACTGTTTTGAAGGTTGTTAAATTTCAGAAAAAGGCCTATTCCCCCCCCTCTAGGTCACTTGCCAGATCCTTTCACTAACCAAATGAGGCAATTCGATTATCTGACTATATGTAGATAAGTTGCTAAAAACACAATCCATGGCATGCCTCTCTTGATCACTAAGTCTCTTCTGGTCACATTATGTTAAAATCACTAAGACCGTTGCCAACCAAAAGCAAGTGTTGTGGCTCGTGAGTCATCAAGTCTCACCACCACGGCCACCTGACTCTTTCGGTTAGGTAAACACCATGTCCACTATATAATTTCTCCGGGACTCTCCTTGTCCCCTACATATCAAGTCGTCGTTGCTCCACGTGAAGAACAGAGGGTTGACGCCTAGGAGACCACCAATGTCTCCATTGGGAGGTCACCAAGACCTTATTACATGCTACTCCCtaggagtagttactcccatGTGTGTATCTCTAGATTTACGATATATATGGTCCAACGAAGTATATGTAGAcgtagtatatgatcatactaaatCATCTAGGATAGTATGTATATCAAGTATGCAAGTATACATGGTCATGAATGATATTGAACGTTGTTCAGTAgtgcttagcatttttttctgctcagttttaacttgcggtgtagaataatattctacacctagggtgtagaatagcgctaccgtgtatatatatacacacacacacacacacacagacacaCACATTTTGTAATCTTGTATTAAATATTTTTGCTAGtaaatgaactcaaatgaaagaAGTTTGAAAGTTTTACATCTTGTTCAGCACTATAATTTTGGTACATGTGGATGTATCTCAGTCCAATGTTGCTTCAAAACTTGAAAGATTTGGTATCAAAATATGTGAATTTAAAACAAATAGTTGAGACTCCAAATAAAAACTCAACATCAACAAACTTGTAGACTTTGTTGGCCGCTACAACTTTATTATTAACCATGTGAACATCAAGATTGTTTgataattttgaattttgaattttaaaatctAAGAACATAAAACACATATTCAAGACTCTAAGCAACTTCAAATATTTAGGACTATATATTATAAACCTATTATATTTAGAGATTTTCACTTTGCAAAAGACAATAACCACTAAAAAAATGACATCCAAACATTTCTCTTTTTTATCTAGAATCCATATTCTAAATTCACTATCTAGAATCCACATGAGAATGAGATATAAACATGCCCTATGTCTTTGCTTCAACCTCCTGACCACACAAGTCATGCTAGTGTGCGTCCGTGATGAGCCACCCCTCCATCATAGTGCATCTTCTCCCACAACAACCTCTTGTGCTTCCACATGTTTTTTTGAAGGGGATCAGTAGGGAAATCCCCTACCTATTTTTTTGTATTTCAATTGAATAAAGGAATGTTCTgtacaagaagaaaaagagcaaagcaaaaataaattacatggcTCATAGGCCCAAAAGAGGAAAAAAAGGCTTAGAGGAAACTATCTCTCCAGACTGTTAATGGGATTCTTCTCTTTTTGTTGGCCTTGATGCACAACAGGTCCAACTCATCCTTGAATCTGCTTCTCCAGAGTGACAGGCTACAAGATCTATTATAAAAAATGATGGAATTTCTCAAAGTCCAAGTAACCCAACAACCAGTAATGACTATTTCCTGGAAGATGGCATTTCCAAACTGTCTTTTAGCTTCTAATACCATGTCCAGGGGTGGTAGATTCAGGTTCCAATTAATTGATATGGAATTCCAGCAAGCCTGACTGAAAGTACATCCAAAGAAGAGGTGTAAGCTAGTCTCCTTAGAGCCTGTGGAGCAGAGCACACATCTATATCCGTCCAGGTGCATGTTTTTCCTTCTTAACAGGTTTCTTGTGCTCAGTCTGTCTCTAAGAAGTAACCAGAAGAAAAACTTATGTTTGCCAAGGTTGCTGGAGGACCAAAGCCAAGAGAAGAGTGGAGAAGCTTCTTCCACATTCTGAGTAAGGGCTTTGTAAACTttcttgctgctgaaatatCTGTTGTTGCTAGGGAGTTTCCAAATATCAATCACATTTTCATCCCAATCTCTACTTAATTCGAAGTTCAGAAGGTCACTTAATTGTCTAGCAGCTTGAGTTGATAGCGGCAGTCTAAAGTTCACTTCCATTTCATGATCAAGGAAGAATCTGATGGAGCATTTGGGTTTCCTGCTAAAGGAGAAGAGTTGAGGATATTTGTCTTTCAGGGCTGTTGGGCACCAATTGCCCGACCAGAAAAGGACACTGTTTCCTCGATTGGGTGTGCATTCTGTGAGTTTGCTCTATTCTCCAAATAGTTTTAAGACTTCTTTCCACCAGAAAGATCTAACTAGGCTTCTTGCTTGTGGGGGAGATTGATTGCTGCAATATAACTTGGACCATGTCAATTTCACCCAGGGGAGTTCTGCATGATTGTAGAACTTATTTAAATGCTTCATCAACAAGGCatcattctgtttttcaatgTCTATAATGCTCAATCCTCCCTTGTTTCTGGCCTTGCAAGTTATCTCCTAGGCCACTAAGCAGGAGCCTTTTCTATTGATGTCACCCTTGCTCCAAAGGCAGTGCTTTCTGTATTTATCTATCTGCTTGACAACCTGTGGAGGAAGCTTGAGACTGCACATATAGAAGGTGGGGAGAGCAGTGAGGACAGAATTAACTAGGATTAGCCTTCCATCATAAGATAGCAATCTGCTGAACCCTGATAGTCTTCTTTCAATTCTACTAAGGAGAGGGGTGAAGTCCTCTACAGTAGGTTTTGTAGTGCCTAAAGGGAGCCCCAGATATGTGAGGCATGGTGCCTACATGGTAACCAAAGGTCCGGGCCAGATGTTGGGCTCTTTCATTTGTCATGTTTATAGGTACTAGGAATGATTTGCTGAAATTTACATGTAGGCCACAAGAGTCATAGAAGGTCCTAAGGAGACCTTTCAAGTTGAAGAGTGTTCTGGCATTGTCGGGTAGGACTAGCAAGGTGTCATCAGCATATTGAAGGATGGGGAAGTCTGCTCCAAAATTATCTAAGATGGGGTGGGTCAGGACTCCCATTAACCATGCTTTGTTGATAATACTTTGTAGCAGGTCAGAAGCCAGGACAAAGAGAAGGGGGGATAGTGGGTCACCTTGTCTCACACCCCTTTTGCATGTAAAGACCTTACCAGGTATACCATTCAGGAGGATGGAGGAAGTGCCTGATCCTAGAATgttttcaatccatttgatccaTTTGTCAGGAAAACCCCTATGTTTCATGACCTGGATGATGACTTGGTGCTCTAGTTTGTCAAAGGCCTTTTCAAAATCCAGTTTTAAAATGACTATTTCCTTTTTGGAGTGATGACAGAGGTGCAAAAACTGGAAGGCCCATGCAAGGCAGTCTTGGATAGTTCTACCCTTGATGAAGCTATATTGGTTCTGGTGCACTAGCTCAAGAATCACTCTCTGTAGCCTGATGGAGAGTATTTTGGTTATGCATTTGAGGCTGTAATTGAACAGAGATATTGGTCTAAAGTCGTCAACCTTTTCTCGATTTTCGTTTTTGGGGATCAGGGCAATCACTGAGGAGTTGATGCTGCTAATATCTACATTATCACTGCAGAAGTCCATCAAAAGTCTGGTAAAGTCTACCTTTATAATATTCTAGCATTTTTTGATGAATAAACCATTGAAACCATCTGGTCCTGGGGCATGATTGTTTGGGAGGCATCTAATAATAGAGTCAATTTCCTCTTGGGTGAAGTTGCTGTCAATGTCTTCCAGGTTGTGTCTCTAAAGAAGGGATCCTAGATCAAAGGAGATGTTGGTGAACTCACTGTGACCAAGTCTTTCTTTGAAGGATGTCCAGAGAAGATTTGCTTTCTGTTCATGATCAGAAATTTGGTTGTCATTATGATTGCACAATGATACAATAAAGTTCATTTTACGTGATATCGTGGCTATACTGTGGAAGAAACTAGCGTTCTCATCCCCCAAATTGACCCATTTAGTTTTGTTGCGCTGCCTCCAGTAGATTCTCTTGGATTCAAGAAGGTTTGAGAGATGTGCTTTCACAAGATTTCTAAAGTTTTTCTCCATTCTTGACAACATTCTCTGCACCTCTAGTCCATCAAGCAAAAGGAGAACCCATTTGGAGTTATATATGAGCTTATTCAGGTTGGAAAGTTTTTTGCTCCAGTTTCTTAGACTAGCTCTGACCTGTTTGAGTTTGGAGGAGAGATTTCTGGCAGCATTGCCAAAAACTGGGGAATTGTTCCAATTGAGTTCAACTGTCTATAGGAAGCCTGGGTGCTGAGTCCAGTAGTTTTCAAATCTGAAGGTCTTTGCTTTGGGGATCCCACTACCAATATGTAGAACAAAAGGGATATGATCCGAGGTGGGTCTGGATAGTGGTTGGACAAAGGTTGCTGGGAAGGATAAAGTCCAATTACTGCATGTGAAGACCCAATCAAGTTTTACCAAAAGGGGGTCAGATTGCATGTTGCTCTAGGTGTAATTTCTTCCACTAAAGGGAATTTCCACAAGATCTAAATCTGAGATCATCTCATTGAAGAGGTTCATCTCTCCTAGGTCCCCTCCAGGTTTGTTTCTGTTTTCAGGGTTTCTGATGAGGTTGAAATCCCCTCCTAAAACCCAAGTCTGATAGTTATCTGTATCCAGGTTCATCAGCCAAGTGATGAAGGGTAGTTTCTGTGCAGACTGAGAGGGTCCATAGATGTTAGTCACATGGATGCTTTTATTGTCGAATCTCCCTAGAAGGTTAACTGTGACAGAGTATGAATTGTTCTGAACAACTCTACCATCAAAGAGTCTACTGTTCCAGACCGTGAGGAGCCCTCGAGAGGATCCTATAGATGGAGCAAAAGCAAAACTGTCCAGATTTTTAGGACAAAATTTCTTGAGATAGTAGGGGTCAAAGTTTTCTCTTTTTGTTTCCTGCAAACATAAAACTTGGCAAGCACTTTCAATAGTCTTGTCCCTGATTGCGTCCCATTTTTTATGGGAGTTGATGCCTCTTATGTTCCAAAACAAGATTTTGATGTGTCTGTTGTTATTCATGATAAAATAATCTTGTAGGGGATAAATTTTGCGTCCCTAGAGCCAAAAGAGAGAAAGGGGTCGAAGCATTAAACACAGCACATATGGATAACAAGATGGCAAATTGTAACCCGAATAAGTAGCAGAAACAGACCAAATTGATAAAGATCACAGAGTACAGGCAAAAGATGGTGTCAACACACCGATTACAGCAGAAtgtatctaagttattcaaccAGTACGCAGACTGGGGGTGATCATCAACTAGAACTGAAGTAAAGCGTGACTCTACTACCAGGACCCATCCTGGTCCAAAAAGCTTGATATACGACTTATTCATCGATGTCATCATGCTTCAGGAGGGCAGCTGAGACACTCTCAGGCTGAATCTGTAGGAACCCCTCCCCAATTCCTTGGAGGATGTCTTGGGGCAGGGGTAAAGCCTGGTGGGATCATGGTAAGAGGCACGGGTTCATCCTCAGTTTTAGCAGTTGTCTTGGACTTCTCagcctttttgttcttcttcttggacgGTCTGGCATCAGCCTGGGCAGGCTCCTTGGCTTTCTTGGCACTTCTGGCATCTTTGTAACCATCTGCTTTGATTGAGAGCCTGTTACTGCGCCTTAGGAAGCTATCATCAAGTTGTTCTTTCACCTTCactgtcttcttcttcttgggtgTCTTAAAAACAGCAGGCACCTCTTCTAAGATCTCCAACTCCTTTTCAGATTCTTCACCCCCCTCTATGTCAGCAGCAATCATCTCCTCAACATCATCAATTGTCATATCAACATCAGGATTTCTCTCTTCGCTCTCTTCTTCCTCACTGTCCAGATAGTCAAGAGCGATCTTCTTCAGGGCCTGGTCACCAAACTGGGGGTAAAGAGCAAAGGCCAAATGGATTAGGAGATGAGAGTCATTGAAATAGTCAGGAATTGGAGTACTGTAGTCAATTTATAGGATCTCAATGGATCGAAAAGGAGTAGATGAGGGTGATGAGTAGATGATAAAGGATACCTTTACTTTCAGGAGGGAGGGGATCTCTCTGATCAGAGGCTCCTTTTCGGCAGCAGGTCCCACTATGACAGATTTCAGTCGGGGTGTTTGTCTAACACCTCTGTGATTGATTGATGATCCAGGTACTCCCTCAGCATGGGGGTATCCTTGGTTTTCTTCTCCGGGTTGGGTATGCTGTGTTCCTTCAGATCATGGCTCTATGTGATGGTTTTGTCTGGGTCGCTGACAAGTGGTGCAGCTCTCTGTTGCCAACGACCACGATCATCATGTTCTACATTTTTGTTCCCTCCGCTGTTGGATCCCACCTGGATGTTGGCTGACCCAGCAGGTGCAGCTGGTCCCATCCATCTAGGAGCCTGTGGTGGGATGGGGTCTAGGGGTCCTAGAGATACATATGCATCTTCATCCATCAGCTCCTGCACACCCTGATGCTTAAGCACATAACATGGTACGGTCCAGGATCTTCCTGTCTGAGGAACTCCAGCATTAACTTTGATGGAGTCTGGTATTTTGGCATCATCATTCAGATAAACTTTGACAATCACTCTAGCAACATTTTCCATCTCATGCCAGTCTACCATAATTCCAAAACCCGAGACTGCCTTACATGGCTGAGTTTTTGAGATCTTCTGGGTAGGCCACTAGCAGTACCCAAGCTTCACGATCTAGCTGAAAGGATCTAGCATTTTCTGTAGCATCATGCTTGACTAGAGACATTGCATAGTTGCCAAATTGAAAGATAGGACCAAGAAATCTTTCTCTGTCAAGAGGACTCAGGAATCTTACACAGGCATCTCCGATAGCGCAGGGAAGAATCTCTGTGGTCCGGGCTTGGTGCACTTCATGGAAGAAGGTGCGCAGACCTTCAGCCAGGTGCTTGAAGTCTCTCTTGTCCACCGGTGGGTTGAGCTTCACAATCGCCAGGTCTTCGTTACAGAGGGTGTAGCATCCCGTAACGAAAACCTCCTGGTGCAGATGTGGACGGTGGGAACGGTCCTCCAGGGTGAAACCCTCCGGGATGAAGGGGCGAGGATCGCAGGCCCAGTTCGCCATTGACGGGTCACCGATGTGGGGTTGAACAGTGGCGTCAGGGATGAACTGGGGGACGGAGGGTTGGTTCACCGATAAAAACCAAGCAATTAGGCTTGATTCTTTGTTAACCCACACGTCACCTACCATTCAAAAATAGCCCCATTAAATTTGAGAATTAATCTAGAAAATACAAGCGCGCTAGTGTCAAATGATCAAAAACTTAAATTTGGGCATGGGGGTGGGGGGATGTGTTCACCAATGAAAAGCCATGTGACAATGGATGTTATATTAGGATCCAGGAATCATGATACACTACTTAATTAAAATACAATTTTCAGAGGCGCATATAATTTTTTCTAGCTGTGGTTGGATAAAGAGATACCTTaaattttaaaatgatttaataGACAGACCTCTCCTAAAAATCGATTACACCAATCGCCTCTAAAAATATCATCTATTTTCACGTTCGGGTTGGTAACATCAACCCCTTCCCGAAATAGAGGCCGATGTCGTtatctttgtaaaaaaaaaagtgtATCGCTTGTCCTATCCATCGCCCATCCCGATCAATCTAACAATATGCAGAGCAAGACGAGGCCTTTTGTTCATCAAAGCTGGTCCCATTAATTTGTTCATCCCtggaccatgcatgcatgcacagctGGCAACGCTTGTCTACTCGCTCCTTTCGTCCAAATACTCCCAAATAGCGCCATGCCCATGCAACCTCACGAACACTGCTAGCCTCATGCCTCTCATCCTAATCCAAAAATCTTCACTCACATTAACAGCTGTTAATTAACGTACCCTGCTGTcattttttcttctctacacATGTACAACTAGTCAGCTACACATACACTGATGATACACTACGCCCTAGCTTCTTTCCTATATAAAGAGGCCCTAGCTTCAAGCCTAGAATGCAACACACACTATACTCATCAGGTAATATAATAAAGCTATATATCTCGAGCTAGCTAGCTGGTGTGTAGTAATAAAATAATGGGCGTTGCCATGGCCATCAGGACGGTGGTGTTGCTCCCCGCCGTGCTCACGctcctctccttcctcctcctacCCTTGGCCTCCCTGGCGCTGACGCAGGACTTCTGCGTGGCCGACCTGACCTGCAGCGACACGCCGGCGGGGTACCCGTGCAAGTCCAGCGTCACCGCCAACGACTTCTACTACCACGGCCTGGCCGGGCAGGGCAAGATCAACCCGCTGATCAAGGCGGCCGTGACGCCGGCGTTCGTCGGCCAGTTCCCGGGCGTCAACGGGCTCGGCATCTCCGCGGCGAGGCTCGACATCGAGGTGGGCGGCGTGGTGCCGCTGCACACCCACCCGGCGGGCTCCGAGCTCCTCTTCGTGACCCAGGGCACCGTCGCCGCCGGCTTCATCAGCTCCGGCTCCAACACCGTCTACACCAAGACGCTGTACGCCGGCGACGTCATGGTGTTCCCGCAGGGACTGCTCCACTACCAGTACAACGCCGGCACCGGCCCCGCCGTCGGCCTCGTCGCCTTCAGCAGCTCCAACCCCGGCCTCCAGATCACCGACTTTGCCCTCTTTGCCAACAACCTCCCGTCCGCCGTCGTGGAGAAGGTCACCTTCTTGGACGACGCGCAGGTCAAGAAGCTCAAGAGTGTGCTCGGCGGCAGCGGTTAAAACTTGTTTTTTTCTCGATGGAACGAAGCTGAGCATATGGTCGTCGATCGTCGCCTTGGTCTGTGTACGTCGTC
It encodes:
- the LOC8071226 gene encoding germin-like protein 8-14 produces the protein MGVAMAIRTVVLLPAVLTLLSFLLLPLASLALTQDFCVADLTCSDTPAGYPCKSSVTANDFYYHGLAGQGKINPLIKAAVTPAFVGQFPGVNGLGISAARLDIEVGGVVPLHTHPAGSELLFVTQGTVAAGFISSGSNTVYTKTLYAGDVMVFPQGLLHYQYNAGTGPAVGLVAFSSSNPGLQITDFALFANNLPSAVVEKVTFLDDAQVKKLKSVLGGSG